One genomic segment of Myxococcota bacterium includes these proteins:
- a CDS encoding epoxide hydrolase family protein — protein sequence MSDAIRPFRIEASDEELDDLRRRLRTTRWPEAEAVDDWSQGIPLAYVQEVCAYWAEKYDWRDREARLNRFPQFQTEIEGLDIHFIHVRSPHENALPLVITHGWPGSIVEFQKVIEPLTDPTAHGGDAGDAFHVVCPSLPGYGFSSKPATSGTGVERIADLWAALMARLGYDRYVAQGGDWGAMVTTRIGIQDTQHCAGIHLNMPIAPPDPETMNDLTPGEQAALASIQHYQQWDSGYSKQQSTRPQTLGYGLVDSPTGQAAWVLEKFWAWTDCDGHPENVLTRDELLDNVMLYWLPGNAASSARLYWESFGSEGAALDPVTIPTGCSIFPKEIFRSSRRWAEKRFTDLRYWNELEKGGHFAAFEVPETFVNEVRSCFRGLR from the coding sequence ATGTCCGACGCGATCCGCCCCTTCCGCATCGAAGCCAGCGACGAGGAACTCGACGACCTCCGTCGCCGCCTGCGCACGACGCGCTGGCCCGAAGCCGAAGCCGTCGACGACTGGTCCCAGGGCATCCCCCTCGCCTACGTGCAGGAAGTCTGCGCCTACTGGGCCGAGAAGTACGACTGGCGTGACCGCGAGGCGCGTCTCAACCGTTTCCCGCAGTTCCAGACCGAGATCGAGGGACTGGACATCCACTTCATCCACGTGCGGTCTCCCCACGAGAATGCCCTGCCCCTCGTGATCACCCACGGCTGGCCCGGCTCGATCGTCGAGTTCCAGAAAGTCATCGAGCCCCTCACGGATCCGACGGCCCACGGTGGCGACGCCGGTGACGCATTCCATGTCGTCTGCCCGTCGCTGCCCGGCTACGGCTTCTCGTCGAAGCCGGCGACCTCGGGAACCGGCGTCGAGCGGATCGCCGACCTCTGGGCCGCGCTGATGGCTCGTCTCGGCTACGACCGCTACGTCGCCCAGGGCGGCGACTGGGGCGCGATGGTCACCACGCGGATCGGCATCCAGGACACCCAGCACTGCGCGGGCATCCACCTCAACATGCCGATCGCCCCGCCGGACCCCGAGACGATGAACGATCTGACACCCGGCGAGCAGGCCGCGCTCGCGTCCATTCAGCACTACCAGCAATGGGACTCGGGCTACTCGAAGCAACAGAGCACGCGGCCCCAGACCCTCGGCTACGGCCTCGTCGATTCACCCACGGGCCAGGCCGCCTGGGTCCTCGAGAAGTTCTGGGCCTGGACCGACTGTGACGGTCATCCCGAGAACGTGCTCACTCGCGACGAGCTCCTCGACAACGTGATGCTCTACTGGCTGCCCGGAAACGCGGCCTCCTCGGCGCGTCTCTACTGGGAGAGCTTCGGGAGCGAGGGGGCGGCCCTCGATCCGGTCACGATCCCCACAGGCTGCAGCATCTTCCCGAAGGAGATCTTCCGCTCCTCGCGGCGCTGGGCCGAGAAGCGCTTCACGGATCTCCGCTACTGGAACGAGCTCGAGAAGGGCGGCCACTTCGCCGCCTTCGAAGTGCCCGAGACCTTCGTGAACGAAGTGCGCAGCTGCTTCCGCGGCCTGCGCTGA
- a CDS encoding TIGR03857 family LLM class F420-dependent oxidoreductase: protein MPHFPELGCYLLAGQPKSVRDLLTEARDAEALGIGTAFLSERYDSKEIATISGAAGAATERIRIATAATNHNTRHPMVTAGFALTMHGLTGGRFVLGIGRGIEAMQKAYGIPPITTRQMEEFAGLVRKLLGGEPVVGYDGVLGQFPFLKLGANVADEVPLALVAFGPNSLALGGRCFDEVILHTFFTDETTARCVRAVKEAAEKAGRDPASVKVWSCFATLGDHLPYEKRLMKSVGRLATYLQGYGDLLVRTNDWDPAVLERFRADSVVQSVPGAIDKLATTEQLEHIQGILPDSWLAPSATGTPGACVEAVRGQFALGCDGVILHGATPTELAPIVAAYAEAV from the coding sequence GTGCCCCACTTTCCCGAACTCGGGTGCTACCTGCTGGCCGGCCAGCCGAAGTCGGTGCGCGACCTGCTCACGGAAGCGCGCGACGCCGAGGCCCTGGGAATCGGGACGGCGTTCCTTTCGGAGCGCTACGACTCGAAGGAGATCGCGACGATCTCGGGCGCCGCCGGTGCGGCGACCGAACGCATCCGGATCGCCACCGCGGCGACGAATCACAACACCCGTCACCCGATGGTGACGGCCGGCTTCGCGCTGACGATGCACGGGCTCACGGGCGGTCGCTTCGTCCTGGGCATCGGCCGCGGGATCGAGGCCATGCAGAAGGCCTACGGCATCCCCCCGATCACGACCCGTCAGATGGAGGAGTTCGCGGGTCTGGTGCGCAAGCTGCTCGGCGGCGAACCGGTCGTGGGCTACGACGGCGTGCTCGGTCAGTTTCCGTTCCTGAAGCTCGGAGCGAACGTTGCCGACGAAGTCCCGCTGGCCCTGGTCGCCTTCGGGCCGAACTCGCTCGCACTCGGCGGACGTTGCTTCGACGAAGTGATCCTCCACACCTTCTTCACCGACGAGACCACCGCACGCTGCGTGCGTGCGGTCAAGGAAGCTGCCGAGAAAGCGGGGCGCGACCCGGCGAGCGTGAAGGTGTGGTCGTGCTTCGCCACCCTCGGCGACCATCTGCCCTACGAGAAGCGTCTGATGAAATCCGTCGGGCGTCTGGCCACCTATCTCCAGGGCTACGGCGACCTGCTCGTCCGGACGAACGACTGGGATCCGGCCGTGCTCGAGCGGTTTCGCGCCGACAGCGTCGTGCAGAGCGTGCCGGGCGCGATCGACAAGCTCGCGACCACGGAGCAGCTCGAACACATCCAGGGGATCCTGCCCGACAGCTGGCTCGCGCCGTCGGCCACCGGGACGCCCGGGGCGTGCGTGGAGGCCGTCCGCGGACAGTTCGCACTCGGTTGCGACGGGGTGATCCTCCACGGCGCGACGCCCACCGAGTTGGCGCCGATCGTCGCCGCCTACGCGGAAGCGGTCTGA
- a CDS encoding GMC family oxidoreductase, protein MSSTPADDSVDVLIIGAGAAGAAFAWSLAETRMRIVCLEQGDWMKPTDYPTNRRAWELERFGTFGFSPNGRGRREDYPVNDDASPIKISNFNAVGGSTILYAAHFPRLHPSDFRVRSLDGVADDWPIDYATLEPWYDLNAEMMGVAGLAGDPAYPPKKPTLPPVPLGKLGETLAAGFDRLGWHWWPSDSAIATREHAGRAPCINLGPCLLGCAQGAKGSTDVTYWPAAVRAGVEVRTHARVREITVDAEGLASGAIYLDADGNEHQIRAEIVVMACNGVGTPRLLLNSKSSAFPDGLANRSGLVGKNLMFHPYGLVNGIFEERLEGWKGPTGCSLICQEFYETDAARDFVRGYSFEMLRGMGPISTAHMGMATGRVPWGEGHHAGFDTLWDKTAGMVVICEDLPEAHNQVTLDPERVDADGIPAPKIDYTLSENSRRMLEHGVARGDEVLRAAGAVETLTEAPLGVAGWHLMGTTRMGEDPERSVVNAWGRSHDVPNLFVIDGSVFVTSGGVNPTNTIQAFSLYVADQIKRNLETLFD, encoded by the coding sequence TTGAGCTCGACGCCCGCCGACGACTCCGTCGACGTCCTGATCATCGGTGCCGGTGCGGCCGGCGCGGCGTTCGCCTGGAGCCTGGCGGAGACGCGCATGCGGATCGTGTGTCTCGAGCAGGGCGACTGGATGAAGCCCACCGACTACCCCACCAACCGAAGGGCGTGGGAACTCGAGCGCTTCGGAACCTTCGGCTTCAGCCCCAACGGCCGCGGCCGTCGCGAGGACTACCCGGTCAACGACGACGCCTCGCCGATCAAGATCTCGAACTTCAACGCGGTCGGGGGCAGCACGATCCTCTACGCGGCCCACTTCCCGCGTCTCCACCCCTCCGACTTTCGCGTGCGCAGTCTCGACGGCGTCGCCGACGACTGGCCGATCGACTACGCCACCCTCGAGCCCTGGTACGACCTGAACGCCGAGATGATGGGCGTCGCCGGGCTGGCCGGTGACCCGGCCTACCCGCCGAAGAAGCCCACCCTGCCTCCGGTACCGCTCGGGAAACTCGGCGAGACCCTGGCCGCGGGCTTCGACCGCCTCGGCTGGCACTGGTGGCCGTCGGACAGCGCCATCGCGACGCGCGAACACGCGGGGCGCGCCCCGTGCATCAATCTCGGGCCGTGCCTGTTGGGCTGCGCCCAGGGCGCGAAGGGCAGCACCGACGTCACCTACTGGCCCGCCGCCGTGCGCGCCGGCGTCGAGGTCCGGACCCACGCGCGGGTTCGCGAGATCACGGTCGACGCCGAAGGGCTCGCGAGCGGCGCGATCTATCTAGACGCCGACGGCAACGAGCACCAGATCCGCGCCGAGATCGTGGTGATGGCGTGCAACGGCGTGGGCACGCCTCGCCTGCTGCTGAACTCGAAGTCGAGCGCCTTCCCCGACGGTCTCGCGAACCGCAGCGGTCTCGTCGGCAAGAACCTGATGTTCCACCCCTACGGGTTGGTCAACGGGATCTTCGAAGAACGACTCGAAGGCTGGAAGGGACCCACCGGCTGCTCCCTCATCTGTCAGGAGTTCTACGAGACCGACGCGGCCCGCGACTTCGTGCGCGGCTATTCGTTCGAGATGCTGCGGGGGATGGGTCCGATCTCGACGGCCCACATGGGAATGGCGACGGGTCGCGTGCCCTGGGGCGAAGGCCATCATGCCGGCTTTGACACGCTCTGGGACAAGACCGCGGGCATGGTCGTGATCTGCGAAGACCTGCCCGAAGCACACAACCAGGTGACGCTCGATCCCGAGCGGGTCGACGCCGACGGCATCCCCGCCCCGAAGATCGACTACACGCTGAGCGAGAACAGCCGCCGCATGCTCGAGCACGGCGTCGCGCGCGGAGACGAAGTGCTGCGCGCCGCGGGCGCCGTCGAGACCCTGACCGAAGCACCGCTGGGCGTCGCGGGCTGGCACCTGATGGGCACGACACGCATGGGCGAAGACCCGGAACGCTCGGTGGTGAACGCCTGGGGCCGCAGCCACGACGTCCCCAACCTCTTCGTCATCGACGGCAGCGTGTTCGTCACCTCGGGCGGTGTGAACCCGACGAATACGATCCAGGCCTTCAGCCTCTACGTCGCCGATCAGATCAAACGCAACCTCGAGACCCTCTTCGACTGA
- a CDS encoding gluconate 2-dehydrogenase subunit 3 family protein, translating to MPPPLDPQLATRFAAVLDTLLPAHPNGGVAAAGSLGIGPEVWERCGPSGWADGLAALDAFSRAQTGQAFADLPGAEREAVLRGFDAADPGALGGLVFHTYAVYYQEPRVMEALGLEGRAPFPKGYALETGDLSGLEAVRARGPRYREI from the coding sequence ATGCCCCCTCCCCTCGATCCGCAACTGGCGACGCGCTTCGCCGCCGTGCTCGACACGCTGCTCCCCGCGCACCCCAACGGGGGTGTCGCCGCGGCCGGCAGCCTCGGCATCGGACCCGAGGTCTGGGAACGCTGTGGACCGTCAGGCTGGGCGGACGGACTCGCCGCGCTCGATGCCTTCAGCCGCGCGCAGACGGGCCAGGCGTTCGCGGACCTGCCGGGTGCCGAGCGCGAGGCCGTGCTGCGTGGCTTCGACGCGGCAGACCCAGGCGCCCTGGGCGGGCTCGTGTTCCACACCTACGCGGTCTACTACCAGGAGCCCCGGGTGATGGAAGCGCTCGGGCTCGAGGGCCGGGCGCCCTTCCCGAAGGGTTACGCACTGGAAACGGGTGATCTCTCGGGCCTCGAAGCCGTGCGCGCCCGGGGCCCGCGCTACCGCGAGATCTAG
- a CDS encoding HAD-IA family hydrolase — protein MDRPKTLLLDLDNTLIDYQLDFVGCWRRATEETATALGFDDAGALLGALRREVRKSFGDPSENWLTRDLRVAIHESASRALQSVSLSDAHAGELVDRYDEVRDATTCLFPGALETIERFRAEGTCIGMVTNGNAGLQRSKIRRFALAPYFDSIHVEGEVGVGKPDPRIFQAALDANASTPEDTWMVGDNLDKDVAGAQYVGIHAVWCDSQREGLAPAADVAPDRIVHRVSELWGAE, from the coding sequence ATGGACCGACCGAAGACCCTGCTCCTCGATCTCGACAACACGCTGATCGACTACCAGCTCGACTTCGTCGGCTGCTGGCGACGCGCAACCGAGGAGACCGCAACGGCCCTGGGGTTCGACGACGCGGGCGCTTTGCTCGGCGCGCTGCGCCGCGAGGTTCGCAAGAGTTTCGGGGATCCGTCGGAGAACTGGCTCACGCGCGACCTGCGGGTCGCGATCCACGAGAGCGCCTCGCGGGCGCTCCAGAGCGTGTCGCTTTCCGACGCCCATGCCGGAGAGCTGGTGGATCGCTACGACGAGGTCCGCGACGCGACGACCTGTCTGTTTCCCGGCGCCCTCGAGACGATCGAGCGCTTTCGCGCCGAAGGCACCTGCATTGGGATGGTGACGAACGGCAACGCAGGCCTGCAGCGCTCGAAGATCCGGCGCTTCGCCCTGGCCCCGTATTTCGATTCGATTCACGTCGAGGGCGAGGTCGGCGTCGGGAAGCCCGATCCCCGGATCTTCCAGGCCGCGCTGGACGCCAACGCCAGCACGCCGGAAGACACCTGGATGGTCGGGGACAACCTCGACAAGGACGTCGCCGGCGCCCAGTACGTCGGGATCCATGCGGTCTGGTGCGATTCCCAGCGCGAGGGGCTCGCGCCGGCCGCCGACGTGGCGCCGGACCGGATCGTGCATCGGGTCTCGGAGCTCTGGGGCGCCGAATGA
- a CDS encoding sulfotransferase, with amino-acid sequence MSETPTGLEGLYTRPDWVRRINAMGPAVGGAARLVPLDVDALVDEAQASTGLSDFGAVDGDWRARLDGLVASLEADAALHVVGRLMTRQEILRGLRTRLLLTAHRAANPAVAEERVEAPLIVTGPARSGTSILFELLSLDPAARGPRGFEAMHPVPFDGHARDDYSLFGEAEQELWSDVQPEFAAIHELRSELPVECITLTLPSFSGGHWPTVANVSSWIPDFAASMRFHEALLQTLQAGTPRRHWVLKTPMYLLMIDLLFETYPDAQVVLTHRDPLKTAPSGLSTLATSRWLRSDAVDVAGTLSDGMAAMMLAVGQRRASGDLTQGFADLHFQDLMRDPVAAIEAAYGALGRSFAGEHADAIRSYLAAKPRGKHGAHRYSAAQWGIDPVALREQTRPYTDHYGVALEEE; translated from the coding sequence ATGAGCGAGACGCCGACCGGCCTCGAGGGGCTGTACACGCGGCCCGACTGGGTCCGTCGCATCAATGCGATGGGACCGGCCGTCGGGGGTGCTGCGCGACTCGTGCCCCTCGACGTCGACGCGCTCGTGGACGAGGCCCAGGCGTCGACCGGACTCTCGGATTTCGGTGCGGTCGATGGCGACTGGCGGGCCCGGCTCGACGGGCTGGTGGCCTCGCTCGAAGCCGACGCTGCGCTCCACGTGGTGGGCCGCCTGATGACGCGCCAGGAGATCCTGCGTGGCCTGCGCACCCGACTGCTGCTCACCGCGCACCGCGCCGCGAACCCCGCGGTGGCGGAAGAACGGGTGGAGGCGCCGCTGATCGTGACGGGGCCGGCGCGATCGGGGACCTCGATCCTCTTCGAACTGCTCTCCCTCGATCCGGCGGCGCGTGGACCCCGCGGCTTCGAGGCGATGCACCCGGTTCCCTTCGACGGCCACGCGCGCGACGACTATTCGCTCTTCGGCGAGGCGGAGCAGGAACTCTGGTCCGACGTGCAGCCCGAGTTCGCGGCGATCCACGAGCTGCGCTCGGAGCTGCCGGTCGAGTGCATCACCCTCACGCTCCCGTCCTTCTCGGGCGGTCACTGGCCGACGGTGGCGAACGTCAGCTCCTGGATCCCCGATTTCGCGGCGTCGATGCGCTTCCACGAGGCGCTGCTCCAAACGCTCCAGGCGGGAACGCCGCGTCGTCACTGGGTGTTGAAGACGCCCATGTACCTCTTGATGATCGACCTCTTGTTCGAGACCTACCCCGACGCCCAGGTGGTCCTCACCCACCGCGACCCGCTGAAGACCGCGCCGTCGGGGTTGAGTACGCTCGCCACGTCGCGCTGGCTGCGCAGCGACGCGGTGGACGTCGCGGGCACGCTGAGCGACGGGATGGCCGCGATGATGCTCGCGGTGGGACAGCGCCGGGCGAGCGGAGATCTGACCCAGGGCTTCGCCGACCTGCACTTCCAGGACCTGATGCGGGACCCGGTCGCCGCGATCGAAGCGGCCTACGGAGCGCTCGGTCGATCCTTCGCGGGTGAGCACGCCGATGCCATTCGCAGCTACCTCGCGGCGAAGCCGCGCGGCAAGCACGGCGCCCACCGCTACAGCGCGGCCCAGTGGGGGATCGATCCGGTGGCCCTGCGCGAACAGACCCGTCCCTATACGGACCACTACGGAGTCGCGCTGGAAGAAGAGTAG
- a CDS encoding MMPL family transporter yields the protein MRTLQAWIRNRSGRVLGIFFVLAVAAAGFATRIQIDGSVERLLLRSDPARALDAQAKVEFGNDEIIMVGLELGAPYTAEDLRRLAALSEELAELDHVRRVRDLSSTEDIRGVGDTLDASSLVDLETLERDFPAIRDRATGHPLYEDLLVSKDRKSLGILVYADVARSNDAALAQLTGAVIELVDRRAPPWKAHFAGYPVTAYEVNRIVKRDLALLTPLSLFAIGLVLLAVTRRPSSLVLLVVQIVWVELIALAWLGLSGTPINVIMSALPTFLVATSGTYVLYAIGLATRVADSEEPGVALVALLWRPALLSAASTGIGFASLRTIGMQSAGDLGLALAVGIAAAALGVLVLIPALIQYFRLRVAAPDLPRFRRFARGGVRLARRPAIAIGAAFVLLAACLPGLARLEVHTDTLQYFDADSRVRRGAQFFQDELASAFLLNVVIRGPEEGRALDPDFLAFVEDLRARIEHTPGVDRTISMLDYFGLMDAAMRPGEPGRANPGSRATAAQYLLLYESSGDPDDYERYLNFERSALSLIVSVHGGSTVYLEAARRIDEWARSAPPDVRVDTLGTTYLYSKAMDDLSHGMFRGLALASFLIFGVLAIGLGSFSLAGLAMVPNLLPLVVGAGVIGWWGIPISMSISLMGCIALGIAVDDTTHVASHLSRRDSLERLYDVVGPPILLTTVALCTGFSVLLWSDFAFVSVLGAAVLVSMLLALAADLWLLPSLLTWAGYVRTQGDRISRLRGPRKRETKERYEDIAPRW from the coding sequence ATGCGCACGCTGCAAGCCTGGATCCGGAATCGCTCGGGCCGGGTTCTCGGAATCTTCTTCGTATTGGCCGTCGCCGCGGCGGGCTTCGCCACCCGGATCCAGATCGATGGGAGCGTGGAGCGTCTCCTGTTGCGCTCGGATCCCGCGCGGGCCCTCGACGCCCAGGCGAAGGTCGAGTTCGGCAACGACGAGATCATCATGGTCGGCCTCGAGCTGGGCGCGCCCTACACGGCCGAAGACCTGCGACGCCTCGCCGCGCTCTCCGAGGAGCTCGCCGAACTCGACCACGTGCGTCGTGTACGAGACCTCTCTTCGACCGAGGACATCCGCGGGGTGGGCGACACCCTCGATGCCTCGTCGCTGGTCGATCTGGAGACCCTCGAGCGCGATTTCCCCGCCATTCGAGATCGCGCCACCGGCCACCCGCTCTACGAGGACCTGCTGGTCTCCAAAGACCGGAAGAGTCTCGGCATCCTGGTCTACGCCGACGTGGCGCGCTCGAACGACGCCGCCCTGGCCCAGCTGACCGGTGCGGTGATCGAGCTCGTCGACCGCCGCGCGCCCCCCTGGAAGGCCCACTTCGCGGGATACCCGGTCACGGCCTACGAAGTGAACCGCATCGTGAAGCGCGACCTGGCGCTGCTGACCCCGCTCTCGCTGTTCGCGATCGGTCTCGTGCTCCTGGCCGTCACGCGCCGACCGTCCTCGCTGGTGCTCCTGGTCGTTCAGATCGTCTGGGTCGAGCTGATCGCGCTCGCCTGGCTCGGCCTCAGCGGGACGCCGATCAACGTGATCATGTCGGCGCTCCCGACCTTCCTGGTCGCGACCTCGGGCACCTATGTGCTCTACGCCATCGGCTTGGCCACGCGGGTCGCGGACAGCGAGGAGCCCGGCGTCGCGTTGGTGGCGCTGCTCTGGCGGCCCGCACTCCTGTCGGCGGCGTCGACGGGGATCGGCTTCGCGTCCCTTCGCACGATCGGCATGCAGTCGGCCGGCGACCTCGGTCTGGCCCTGGCCGTGGGAATCGCGGCGGCGGCCCTCGGCGTCCTGGTCCTGATCCCCGCGCTGATCCAGTACTTCCGCCTGCGGGTCGCGGCCCCCGACCTCCCGCGCTTCCGCCGCTTCGCGCGCGGCGGGGTGCGACTCGCTCGGCGTCCGGCGATCGCGATCGGGGCCGCCTTCGTCCTGCTGGCGGCCTGTCTGCCCGGGCTCGCGCGTCTGGAGGTCCACACCGACACGCTCCAATACTTCGACGCAGACAGTCGGGTCCGGCGAGGCGCCCAGTTCTTCCAGGACGAGCTCGCCAGCGCCTTCCTGTTGAACGTCGTGATCCGCGGCCCCGAGGAGGGGAGGGCGCTCGATCCCGACTTCCTGGCCTTCGTCGAGGATCTGCGGGCGCGCATCGAGCACACGCCGGGCGTCGATCGCACGATCTCGATGCTCGACTACTTCGGGCTGATGGACGCCGCGATGCGGCCCGGCGAACCGGGTCGAGCGAACCCGGGAAGCCGGGCGACCGCGGCCCAGTATCTGCTGCTCTACGAGTCGAGCGGCGATCCGGACGACTACGAGCGCTACCTCAACTTCGAACGCTCGGCGCTCAGCCTGATCGTCAGCGTGCACGGTGGCTCGACCGTGTATCTCGAAGCTGCACGCCGGATCGACGAGTGGGCCCGATCCGCTCCGCCCGACGTGCGCGTCGACACGCTGGGAACCACCTACCTGTACTCGAAGGCGATGGACGACCTCAGCCACGGCATGTTCCGCGGCCTCGCCCTGGCGAGCTTCTTGATCTTCGGCGTGTTGGCGATCGGCCTTGGTTCGTTCTCGCTCGCGGGTCTGGCGATGGTGCCCAACCTCCTGCCGCTCGTGGTGGGTGCGGGTGTGATCGGTTGGTGGGGGATCCCCATCTCGATGAGCATCAGCCTGATGGGCTGCATCGCACTCGGGATTGCGGTGGACGACACCACCCACGTGGCGAGTCACCTGTCGCGGCGCGACAGCCTCGAGCGGCTCTACGACGTCGTCGGGCCCCCGATCCTGTTGACCACTGTCGCCCTGTGCACGGGATTCTCGGTTCTCCTGTGGAGTGACTTCGCCTTCGTGAGCGTGCTCGGCGCGGCCGTGCTGGTGTCCATGCTGCTCGCGCTCGCCGCCGACCTGTGGCTGCTGCCGTCGCTCCTGACCTGGGCGGGCTACGTCCGGACCCAGGGCGATCGCATCTCCCGGCTGCGCGGCCCCCGCAAGCGCGAGACGAAGGAGCGCTACGAGGACATCGCTCCCCGCTGGTAG
- a CDS encoding SDR family NAD(P)-dependent oxidoreductase, translating into MKDFRDKIAVITGGGTGMGRELAVQLAAAGCHVAICDVSEEAMAQTRALCEQKGTDGVRVSTSLCDVADEGQMIQFRDDVMREHGAKHVNLVFNNAGIGAAVSFVADEREEWERTFDVCWKGVYYGSRVFVPLLVAADEAHLVNTSSVNGFWASLGPLTSHSAYSAAKFAVKGFTEALVNDFRVHAPHVKVSVVMPGHIGTSIVINSGRILGRDPKELPESELESMRERMADAGVELGEVTNDQIRQFMQQRAESFRDDAPMSAAEAAAIILQGVREERWRILVGDDAHVLDRLVREAPEEAYEPGFMERFQSETPWALDQFGDSDPTS; encoded by the coding sequence ATGAAGGATTTCCGAGACAAGATCGCCGTGATCACCGGCGGCGGCACCGGCATGGGTCGCGAGCTCGCAGTGCAGCTCGCAGCCGCCGGCTGTCACGTGGCGATCTGTGACGTCTCCGAAGAGGCGATGGCGCAGACGCGGGCGCTGTGCGAGCAGAAGGGAACCGACGGGGTGCGGGTGTCCACCAGCCTCTGCGACGTCGCCGACGAAGGACAGATGATCCAGTTCCGCGACGACGTCATGCGCGAGCACGGCGCGAAGCACGTCAACCTCGTGTTCAACAACGCAGGAATCGGCGCTGCCGTCAGCTTCGTCGCCGACGAGCGCGAAGAGTGGGAACGCACCTTCGACGTCTGCTGGAAGGGCGTGTACTACGGCTCGCGCGTCTTCGTGCCCCTGCTCGTCGCCGCCGACGAGGCCCATCTGGTGAACACCAGCAGCGTGAACGGCTTCTGGGCATCGCTCGGACCGCTCACCTCCCACTCGGCCTACAGCGCGGCGAAGTTCGCGGTGAAGGGTTTCACCGAAGCGCTGGTCAACGACTTCCGCGTCCACGCCCCCCACGTGAAGGTCTCGGTCGTGATGCCGGGACACATCGGCACGTCGATCGTGATCAACTCGGGTCGCATTCTGGGCCGTGACCCGAAGGAGCTCCCCGAGAGCGAGCTCGAATCGATGCGCGAGCGCATGGCCGACGCCGGCGTCGAACTCGGCGAGGTCACCAACGACCAGATCCGCCAGTTCATGCAGCAGCGCGCCGAGTCGTTCCGCGACGACGCGCCCATGAGCGCGGCCGAGGCGGCAGCGATCATCCTCCAGGGCGTCCGCGAGGAGCGCTGGCGCATCCTCGTCGGCGACGACGCCCACGTGCTCGACCGATTGGTCCGTGAAGCGCCCGAAGAGGCCTACGAGCCGGGCTTCATGGAGCGCTTCCAGTCCGAGACGCCTTGGGCGCTCGACCAGTTCGGCGACTCCGATCCCACCAGCTGA
- a CDS encoding alkene reductase, whose protein sequence is MPDAPDDPLFAPTRLGALALTNRVVMAPMTRSRADVDGAPTEVMADYYAQRASAGLLISEGIYPSEDGKGYCRTPGLASGAHVDGWRRVVDGVHAAGGRIVAQLMHVGRVAHRDNKAAGAETVAPSAVTARGEMFTDTGGMQAFEAPRALATKEIPGVVDEYARATRRALDAGFDGVELHGTSGYLPAQFLSTGTNQRTDAYGGSLANRLRFPLEVLGAMADVAGADRVGLRICPGNPFNDLSDDDPEETFRALLEAVNPMGLAYLHVIRLHGVPLDNIALALAGFSGPLITNDSYDADEARAVLSGGRVAAVAFARSFIANPDLVERFRQGASLARFDPKRLYTPGAAGYSDYPALGDA, encoded by the coding sequence ATGCCCGACGCCCCCGACGACCCGCTCTTCGCCCCCACGCGGCTTGGTGCTCTCGCCTTGACCAACCGCGTCGTGATGGCGCCGATGACGCGCTCGCGCGCCGATGTCGACGGTGCCCCGACCGAGGTCATGGCGGACTACTACGCGCAGCGGGCGAGTGCGGGGCTGCTGATCAGCGAGGGCATCTACCCGAGCGAAGACGGCAAGGGCTACTGCCGTACGCCGGGGTTGGCGAGCGGCGCCCACGTCGATGGCTGGCGACGCGTGGTCGATGGGGTCCACGCGGCCGGCGGCCGCATCGTGGCCCAGCTGATGCACGTCGGGCGGGTCGCCCACCGCGACAACAAGGCGGCCGGCGCCGAGACCGTCGCCCCCTCCGCCGTCACCGCGCGCGGGGAGATGTTCACGGACACCGGGGGCATGCAGGCCTTCGAGGCGCCCCGTGCACTCGCCACCAAAGAGATCCCGGGAGTCGTCGACGAGTACGCGCGTGCCACCCGGCGCGCCCTCGACGCGGGCTTCGACGGCGTCGAGTTGCACGGAACCAGCGGCTACCTGCCCGCCCAGTTCCTCTCGACGGGGACGAACCAGCGGACCGACGCCTACGGCGGCAGCCTCGCGAACCGGCTGCGCTTCCCCTTGGAAGTCCTCGGCGCGATGGCCGACGTGGCCGGAGCCGACCGCGTCGGGCTGCGCATCTGTCCGGGCAATCCCTTCAACGATCTCTCCGACGACGACCCGGAGGAGACCTTCCGCGCCCTGCTGGAGGCCGTGAACCCCATGGGCCTCGCCTACCTGCACGTGATCCGGCTCCACGGCGTGCCCCTCGACAACATCGCGCTGGCGCTGGCGGGCTTCTCGGGGCCGCTCATCACGAACGACAGCTACGACGCCGACGAGGCGCGCGCCGTGCTCTCGGGCGGACGGGTCGCAGCCGTCGCCTTCGCCCGATCGTTCATCGCCAACCCGGATCTCGTGGAGCGGTTTCGCCAGGGCGCGTCGCTGGCGCGCTTCGACCCGAAGCGGCTCTACACCCCGGGCGCCGCCGGCTACAGCGACTATCCCGCCCTGGGAGACGCCTAG